A window of the Quercus lobata isolate SW786 unplaced genomic scaffold, ValleyOak3.0 Primary Assembly Scq3eQI_869, whole genome shotgun sequence genome harbors these coding sequences:
- the LOC115973322 gene encoding disease resistance protein RPM1-like, translated as MLRVLDLEDAPIDELPDEVFKLFNLRYLNLRGTLLKKLPNSIGQLLNLQTLDIVETQIEALPLGIGKLQNLRHLIMFRYTRNRNDFMYSIGMQAPSNIARLKNLQSVCSIVANDDLIRKIQSLTQLITFGISNVKAANEADLCISIQNMTRLRNMSIMVTNEEETLRMDALSSPPPILQKLYLTAKLEKVPEWFCSLKILTDLQLHWSRLEEDVLPHIAALPHLGRLSLINAYVGKQLCFSTGFAKLTSLEIRNFPQLKEIIIEMGVMPNLKSLWIDSCMQLKTVPLGIEYLRTLQELTLESVSMELGNRIRNVDFPKVQHIPKIYIWQ; from the coding sequence ATGTTAAGGGTTTTAGATTTGGAGGATGCCCCCATTGATGAATTGCCTGATGAAGTATTCAAATTATTCAACTTaagatatttgaatttaaggGGAACTTTACTTAAGAAGCTCCCAAATTCCATAGGGCAGCTCCTTAATCTTCAAACCTTGGACATTGTGGAGACACAAATAGAGGCCCTTCCTCTTGGAATAGGAAAGTTGCAAAACTTGCGTCATCTAATTATGTTTCGCTACACTAGAAATCGGAATGACTTTATGTATTCTATAGGGATGCAAGCACCATCAAATATCGCTCGGTTAAAGAATTTGCAATCTGTGTGTTCTATTGTAGCAAACGATgacttgataagaaaaattcagaGCTTGACCCAACTAATCACATTCGGTATTTCAAATGTGAAAGCAGCAAATGAGGCGGATTTATGTATCTCAATTCAAAACATGACACGTCTTAGAAACATGTCTATCATGGTAACTAATGAGGAGGAAACTCTCCGAATGGATGCACTCTCATCTCCTCCTCCCATCCTTCAAAAGCTTTATTTGACTGCAAAACTAGAGAAGGTTCCAGAATGGTTTTGTTCACTTAAAATCCTCACAGATTTGCAATTGCATTGGTCGAGACTAGAAGAAGATGTGCTCCCTCACATTGCTGCTTTGCCCCATTTGGGACGTCTTTCACTTATTAATGCCTATGTTGGGAAACAACTATGTTTCAGTACAGGCTTTGCTAAGCTTACAAGCTTGGAGATTCGTAATTTCCCTCAATTGAAAGAGATAATAATAGAAATGGGGGTGATGCCAAATCTGAAATCTCTATGGATTGACAGCTGCATGCAGTTAAAGACAGTGCCCTTGGGCATTGAATACCTTAGAACTCTCCAAGAATTGACTTTGGAATCTGTCTCAATGGAACTTGGAAATCGCATTCGCAACGTGGATTTTCCAAAGGTGCAGCACATCCCAAAGATATACATCTGGCAGTAA
- the LOC115973313 gene encoding disease resistance protein RPM1-like, with protein MGLLMDGELRQTVISIVGMGGSGKNTLTANTYNNDDVKKHFNCCAWTTISQVHVIEDVLRSMIKSFYKSMKEVDPTNLSSMNQMELVETLVDYLKEKRYLLVLDDVWDTNILDKIKVALQYSCRGSRIILTTRKEDVACHPFGGKHHIHHIQLLQNEEAWELFCKKAFINCPNGSCPLELKSFAKKLVRKCEGLPLAIAALGSLMYFKNMSQWNEIKSNVNWRPTNNPKLEGVKSILMLSFNDLPYQLKHCFLFCSLFPEDHEIRRKRLIKLWMAEGFVEQVKGSTLEVAVDSYLVGLCKSKKNLVLYVMEKKK; from the exons ATGGGTTTGTTGATGGATGGAGAACTACGCCAAACTGTCATTTCGATAGTTGGAATGGGTGGTTCTGGCAAGAACACACTAACTGCCAACACCTACAACAATGATGATGTAAAGAAACATTTCAACTGTTGTGCATGGACCACAATTTCCCAAGTACATGTCATAGAAGACGTATTGAGGAGCATGATTAAGAGCTTTTACAAGTCAATGAAGGAAGTGGATCCtacaaacttgagttccatgaatCAAATGGAGTTGGTAGAAACGCTGGTGGACtatttaaaagagaaaaggtATCTACTTGTCTTGGACGACGTGTGGGACACAAATATCTTGGATAAAATAAAAGTAGCACTCCAATATAGTTGTCGTGGGAGCAGAATCATCCTTACAACACGAAAAGAGGATGTAGCCTGCCATCCTTTTGGAGGTAAACATCATATTCATCATATTCAATTGTTGCAAAACGAAGAGGCCTGGGAACTCTTTTGTAAGAAAGCATTCATAAATTGTCCCAATGGAAGTTGTCCATTGGAGCTTAAATCTTTTGCTAAAAAACTTGTGAGAAAATGCGAAGGCCTACCCCTTGCAATTGCAGCTTTGGGCAGTCTTATGTACTTCAAGAATATGTCacaatggaatgaaattaagaGCAACGTGAATTGGAGACCAACTAACAATCCTAAGCTAGAAGGAGTGAAGAGCATTTTGATGCTTAGTTTCAATGATTTACCATATCAGTTGAAGCATTGCTTCTTATTTTGCTCTCTTTTCCCAGAAGATCATGAGATTCGAAGAAAAAGGCTCATTAAGCTATGGATGGCAGAAGGATTTGTAGAACAAGTAAAAGGGTCAACTCTAGAAGTAGCAGTAGATAGCTATCTTGTAGGactctgtaag TCAAAGAAAAATTTGGTGTTGTACGTGATGGAgaagaagaaatga